The Humulus lupulus chromosome 3, drHumLupu1.1, whole genome shotgun sequence genome window below encodes:
- the LOC133825777 gene encoding uncharacterized protein LOC133825777: MSGEDTQNRLEAIKQYLATSSSSRTSRTITDNPLFQRLAHQVDPVKMPLLSHDSDSDDSITSYRDMAQNRTLKELAAPDIDQQPLCIQYAPLDVNFELKSGLIHLLPSFHGLPGEDPNNHLKEFHIVCSSMKPASVTEEQIKLRAFPFSLKDSAKEWLYYLPPGTVETWNTMKTLFLERYFPASKVGSIRKEICGIRQAVGESLYDYWERFKRLCASCPHHQISEQLLIQYFYEGLLPLDRSMIDAASGGALVDKTPATARSLISNMAANSQQFGIRQDPVPPPKSANEVSTSNANQLGQQLAQLTAVVQQLALGQQVRPCGICQLVGHSTDACPTLFEVSTEEANAVGGFPGQPRPRYNPYSNTYNEGWRDHPNLRYGNQQTAQPGPNMPPGFTYQPRPPQNYAPRPPPPAPTQSQGSSIEDLIKALASNTIQFQQQTQASLKNLENTMGQIATSLSRGETQNTGKLPSQAEKNPRENASAVTLRSGTSYDPPKVPSPPPVPNTPPPPTNDNDPPITASLPKPTVTSHITPPPFPSRLRKSKKVKKFLA; encoded by the coding sequence ATGTCTGGCGAAGACACTCAGAACAGGTTGGAGGCAATCAAACAGTATCTTGCTACTTCATCTTCTTCTCGGACTTCGCGGACTATTACTgataatccactctttcaacGTCTTGCTCATCAAGTGGATCCTGTGAAAATGCCCTTATTGTCTCACGACTCAGATTCAGACGATTCTATTACATCTTACAGAGATATGGCACAAAATaggacgttgaaagagttggcTGCGCCAGATATTGATCAACAACCGCTATGCATTCAATATGCACCCCTTGATGTGAACTTTGAACTCAAGTCGGGCCTCATTCATCTATTACCATCGTTCCATGGGCTGCCTGGTGAGGATCCGAATAATCATCTCAAGGAATTCCATATTGTATGCTCCAGTATGAAGCCAGCCTCAGTGACAGAAGAACAAATAAAACTCCgagcttttcctttctctctAAAGGATTCAGCAAAGGAGTGGTTGTATTATCTCCCCCCTGGTACTGTGGAGACCTGGAACACTATGAAGACCTTGTTTTTGGAGCGGTATTTTCCAGCATCTAAAGTGGGGAGTATAAGGAAAGAAATTTGTGGCATCAGGCAGGCTGTGGGAGAATCACTCTATGATTACTGGGAGCGCTTTAAGCGGTTGTGTGCTAGTTGTCCTCACCATCAGATCAGTGAGCAACTATTGATTCAATATTTCTATGAGGGATTACTGCCGTTGGACAGGAGTATGATTGATGCAGCCAGTGGGGGTGCACTAGTTGATAAGACTCCTGCTACAGCcaggagcttgatttctaatatggctgCTAACTCACAACAGTTTGGCATTCGTCAAGATCCTGTTCCACCGCCTAAATCAGCTAATGAAGTGAGCACCTCTAATGCTAATCAGCTGGGTCAACAATTGGCTCAATTAACTGCCGTGGTACAACAACTAGCTCTAGGCCAACAGGTGCGGCCATGTGGAATTTGTCAGTTAGTAGGGCATTCAACTGATGCTTGTCCTACCCTTTTTGAAGTGTCAACTGAAGAAGCCAATGCCGTTGGAGGATTTCCAGGTCAACCTAGACCGAGGTACAACCCATATTCAAACACTTATAATGAAGGGTGGCGTGATCATCCTAACCTTCGTTATGGTAATCAACAAACTGCGCAACCAGGGCCCAATATGCCACCAGGGTTTACCTATCAACCGAGACCTCCACAGAATTATGCTCCTCGACCACCACCACCTGCTCCTACTCAGAGTCAAGGGTCCTCTATTGAAGATTTGATCAAGGCTCTTGCAAGTAATACTATACAGTTCCAGCAGCAGACCCAGGCTTCATTGAAGAATTTAGAGAACACCATGGGGCAGATTGCAACATCCTTGAGCAGGGGTGAGACGCAGAACACTGGCAAACTCCCTTCTCAGGCTGAAAAGAACCCTAGAGAGAATGCTAGTGCAGTAACCTTGAGAAGTGGCACCTCTTATGACCCACCTAAAGTACCATCACCACCTCCTGTACCAAACACACCACCACCACCCACAAATGACAATGACCCACCTATCACAGCATCTTTACCTAAACCCACCGTGACCTCACATATCACCCCTCCACCATTCCCTAGTAGATTGCGAAAATCCAAGAAAGTAAAAAAATTTCTTGCATGa